A region of Candidatus Megaera polyxenophila DNA encodes the following proteins:
- the glnQ gene encoding ABC transporter ATP-binding protein, with amino-acid sequence MIALQNVSKSFAGQQVISDINLVFDKRETVVIIGPSGSGKSTLIRCINNLENPTTGAVLIDGKKLTRRNRGKLCFKIGMVFQQFHLFPHMTVLENLTYGPINVIKARLKESEEKAKGLLKQFGVLEKAYFYPMDLSGGQKQRVAIARALMMNPEIMLFDEPTSALDPEVVKDIIEIIFQLKNQITMIVITHHVKFAKIIADRVIFMDQGKVLADQPANEFFKKPNSHRARLFLQNVVDLI; translated from the coding sequence ATGATAGCGCTCCAGAATGTGTCAAAAAGCTTTGCAGGTCAGCAAGTTATTTCTGATATTAATTTGGTTTTTGACAAGAGAGAAACGGTCGTTATAATCGGCCCTTCTGGAAGTGGGAAATCGACTTTAATACGTTGTATAAATAATTTAGAAAACCCCACAACCGGAGCTGTATTAATAGACGGGAAAAAACTAACAAGACGTAATAGAGGAAAGTTATGCTTTAAGATTGGTATGGTTTTTCAGCAGTTCCACCTTTTTCCGCACATGACTGTTTTAGAAAATTTAACCTATGGGCCAATTAACGTTATTAAAGCCCGCCTAAAAGAGTCAGAGGAAAAAGCTAAGGGCCTGTTAAAACAATTTGGTGTCTTAGAAAAAGCTTACTTTTATCCGATGGATTTGTCCGGCGGCCAAAAGCAAAGGGTTGCAATAGCACGTGCATTGATGATGAACCCTGAAATTATGCTATTTGATGAACCTACTTCTGCGTTAGATCCTGAAGTGGTGAAAGATATAATAGAGATCATTTTTCAGCTAAAAAATCAAATAACGATGATAGTTATTACCCACCATGTAAAATTTGCAAAAATTATTGCAGATAGAGTAATTTTTATGGATCAAGGAAAGGTTCTAGCAGACCAGCCGGCAAATGAGTTTTTTAAAAAGCCAAATTCACATCGAGCACGGTTATTTCTACAAAATGTGGTTGACTTGATATAG
- a CDS encoding arginine ABC transporter permease, with translation MYSDLVAFWPHLYYIIEGTGVTLQYSIASVCFGLIIGTSLAICKTADSKLLRLFAISYTSVFRGTPMLVQLTIIHYGLPSLLGIKISIFVSGVVAFSLNSGAYVSEIIKAGIKGIDKGQIEAAKALGIPPVLRMKDIILPQALRNILPALVNELITLIKESALISVIGGMDIMKRAQTVSTETYSYFTPMLTAAVTYYIMVMIVSSFAKILERRLAL, from the coding sequence ATGTATAGCGATTTAGTGGCATTTTGGCCTCATCTTTATTATATAATTGAAGGTACTGGGGTTACTTTACAATACAGCATTGCTTCGGTATGTTTCGGCCTGATAATCGGAACATCGCTTGCCATTTGCAAGACTGCCGACAGTAAATTACTCCGACTATTTGCCATTAGTTATACCTCAGTTTTTAGGGGTACGCCAATGCTTGTCCAGTTAACCATAATCCATTACGGCTTACCTAGTTTACTTGGAATTAAGATCAGTATATTTGTTTCCGGCGTGGTGGCATTTTCTTTAAATTCTGGAGCATATGTTTCGGAAATCATTAAGGCCGGAATTAAAGGAATTGACAAAGGGCAAATAGAAGCAGCGAAAGCTCTTGGCATCCCACCGGTGCTTAGAATGAAAGACATAATTTTACCTCAGGCTTTGCGTAATATTCTACCGGCATTAGTAAATGAGCTAATCACTTTAATCAAAGAATCAGCACTAATATCGGTTATAGGGGGTATGGATATAATGAAAAGAGCTCAAACTGTTTCTACAGAGACTTACAGTTACTTTACTCCGATGTTAACAGCAGCCGTTACTTATTACATAATGGTTATGATAGTCAGCTCCTTTGCTAAAATTTTAGAAAGAAGATTAGCTTTATGA
- a CDS encoding cytosol aminopeptidase, with translation MLKVSFENKDLDNNEAIAIIINDQLKIDSETLLIDQKHHGLISKTIKDKRIFKPEYGYSKILTTTNKDGEVRYLILIALGSEDHVSEVRIEEIGGKIHLLATSCKASSVGIRIPNKVGHLKQEKIAALLGGGALLASYRFDKYQTMKSNEEKFITEDFDIIVDDHEHALKLFEEQKSLALGVFFARDCINEVPNILYPESYAERILEKLEPLGIDVDVLGESQMRSLGMGALLGVGQGSSNESKLVVMKYNGLDDDSDPICFVGKGVTFDTGGISLKPAAGMGDMKYDMGGSASVVGVIKALALRNAKINVVGIVGLVENMPGGNAQRPGDVVRTMSGQTVEVLNTDAEGRLVLCDCVTYLQQNFKPACIVDIATLTGAISISLGNTYAGCYANDDELAHKLIAASLKTNEKLWRMPLHPDYNDMLKSTVADMANIGSEKGLAGSSTAAHFIGRFINTGVKWAHLDIAGVAYDKKGTNPICPKGAVGFGVRLLNQFVKDNYESK, from the coding sequence ATGTTAAAAGTTTCTTTCGAAAATAAAGACCTGGATAATAATGAGGCTATAGCAATTATTATCAATGACCAGCTAAAAATAGATTCTGAGACTCTGTTAATTGATCAAAAACATCATGGACTTATATCTAAAACTATTAAGGATAAAAGAATTTTTAAACCAGAATACGGTTATTCAAAAATTCTAACCACAACAAATAAAGACGGCGAGGTACGTTACCTCATTTTAATTGCATTAGGTTCAGAAGATCATGTCTCAGAAGTAAGAATTGAGGAAATAGGGGGAAAAATCCACTTGCTTGCTACTTCTTGTAAAGCATCTTCAGTTGGAATCCGGATACCAAATAAAGTAGGGCATCTTAAACAGGAAAAAATTGCAGCTTTGCTCGGCGGCGGAGCATTACTTGCTTCTTACAGATTTGATAAATACCAAACAATGAAAAGTAACGAGGAAAAATTCATCACCGAAGATTTTGACATCATAGTTGATGATCACGAACACGCTCTTAAACTTTTTGAAGAGCAAAAATCTTTGGCTTTAGGAGTATTCTTCGCTCGGGATTGCATCAATGAAGTACCAAATATCTTGTATCCAGAAAGTTATGCCGAAAGAATATTAGAAAAATTAGAACCACTTGGTATTGATGTAGATGTTCTGGGAGAAAGCCAAATGCGTAGCCTTGGTATGGGAGCGCTACTTGGAGTGGGCCAAGGTTCTTCTAACGAATCCAAATTAGTGGTTATGAAGTATAACGGATTAGACGATGATAGTGATCCAATATGTTTTGTTGGTAAAGGGGTAACCTTTGATACTGGTGGTATTTCATTAAAACCGGCTGCTGGTATGGGAGACATGAAATATGATATGGGCGGATCTGCTTCCGTAGTCGGGGTCATCAAAGCTCTAGCACTTAGAAATGCTAAAATTAATGTAGTTGGTATAGTAGGTTTGGTTGAAAACATGCCTGGAGGAAATGCCCAAAGACCTGGTGATGTCGTTAGGACTATGTCTGGCCAAACTGTAGAAGTTCTAAACACCGATGCTGAAGGACGTTTAGTTCTGTGTGATTGCGTAACCTATCTCCAACAAAACTTTAAACCAGCTTGTATAGTGGATATAGCAACCTTAACGGGAGCAATTTCAATTTCTTTAGGTAATACATATGCTGGCTGTTACGCAAATGATGATGAACTAGCACACAAGCTGATTGCCGCCTCTCTTAAAACTAATGAAAAATTATGGCGTATGCCTTTGCACCCGGACTATAACGATATGCTCAAATCAACTGTTGCTGATATGGCAAATATTGGTTCTGAAAAAGGTTTAGCAGGTAGTTCTACTGCTGCACATTTTATAGGTCGCTTTATCAACACCGGAGTAAAATGGGCACATCTAGATATAGCAGGGGTTGCCTATGATAAAAAAGGAACAAATCCAATTTGCCCTAAAGGAGCTGTAGGTTTTGGCGTAAGATTATTAAATCAATTTGTAAAAGACAATTATGAGTCCAAATAA
- a CDS encoding ATPase, with product MSPNKKPHIFVVGNEKGGAGKTTCSMHLIIGLLERGYNIASIDVDSRQGSLSSYINNRKLYNDKNPDNKVLMPVHFHIQESTKQNVTEKEEEEKNRFNQILDQIKDSTDYVVIDTPGSYTHLSRFAHSYADTVITPVNDSFLDLDVMAKIDGETFDILKPSIYSQMMWEQKMERAARDKGSIDWVVLRNRLANLDAHNKRNVNDTLEKLSKRISFRIAPGFSERVIFRELFPQGLTLLDLKVANFNKTFSISHVAARQELRSFLEALGVKNLEKKEVVAAGS from the coding sequence ATGAGTCCAAATAAGAAACCTCATATTTTTGTTGTTGGCAACGAAAAAGGCGGTGCTGGAAAAACTACATGTTCAATGCATTTGATTATAGGTTTGCTTGAGCGGGGGTATAACATCGCAAGTATTGATGTAGACTCTCGTCAGGGGTCATTAAGCAGTTATATAAATAATCGAAAATTGTATAACGATAAAAATCCTGATAACAAAGTGCTGATGCCAGTGCATTTTCATATCCAGGAAAGCACAAAGCAGAACGTTACTGAAAAAGAAGAGGAAGAAAAAAATCGTTTTAATCAGATCCTAGATCAGATTAAAGATTCTACAGATTACGTAGTAATTGATACGCCTGGAAGTTATACCCATTTGTCAAGATTTGCCCATTCTTATGCGGATACGGTAATTACTCCCGTAAACGATAGTTTTCTAGATTTAGATGTAATGGCCAAAATAGACGGTGAAACCTTTGATATATTAAAACCATCCATTTACAGCCAAATGATGTGGGAACAAAAAATGGAAAGGGCAGCAAGGGATAAAGGCTCAATTGATTGGGTAGTGCTTAGGAATCGACTTGCAAACCTCGATGCTCATAATAAAAGAAACGTCAATGACACACTTGAGAAATTATCAAAAAGAATTTCTTTTCGTATTGCTCCTGGTTTTAGCGAAAGAGTTATTTTTAGGGAATTGTTTCCCCAAGGTTTGACTCTTCTTGATTTAAAAGTAGCAAATTTCAATAAAACTTTTAGTATTTCTCACGTAGCAGCAAGGCAGGAATTGAGATCCTTTCTTGAAGCTTTGGGAGTAAAAAACCTTGAGAAAAAAGAGGTAGTTGCAGCAGGATCATAA
- a CDS encoding 3-hydroxyacyl-CoA dehydrogenase, translating to MQKIETVCVIGAGVMGSGIAAQVANSKTNVILLDIADNESGNKNKIVNDAYDRLFTQKPAPLSHPNYAKYIKIGNLEDDISLIREADLIIEVIVEKLEIKHQLYESVSKYLKPTAILASNTSTLPLAQLKEKLPDNVRKNFVITHFFNPPRYMELVELITDSQTSREMVSELSNFLQKSLGKTIVYCNDTPGFIANRIGCFLLELTVRKGIKENLNPAQIDYIFSKFLGFPSTGIFGLYDLIGHDVMNLISASLLESLPSSDKYHQACFPITFLEEMKTRNFLGRKSSSGFYRLIKNLEGKRAKQVINFDNLDYDPLPSIVEYKDIQEVLNCGDKYSKFVSDILADFFSYVISLIPTVTESKTDIDKAMKLGYSLKYGPFELLSKMPDKGERWLKLKELNQKIPDNIKNHSYGKEQQGYKIILNNDSARLELIDNHHVFVIKSKMNSLDSKVFNLMIEAIDYCENKNEALYIFPLGDNFSAGANLKYFKEAIEGKNFKLIEGLLQLGQKAMLRLKYSKIPVISCARGSALGGGCEILLHSNFVVAHQNLNSGLVELGVGLIPGWGGTKEMFLRSQGNKTKLLANLKNILFQNKSSSVDYFAIDYSVKTAINMNKNLILEQAFQEKFQNAYSNSSQVDLPQISLINEMDHSGFDKLQIDIMNFFQKIIDKKSVTEGELLDLEKEKFLQLASTPISLERISKFV from the coding sequence ATGCAGAAAATAGAAACGGTTTGCGTTATTGGAGCAGGAGTAATGGGGAGCGGTATTGCTGCCCAAGTTGCTAATTCTAAAACTAATGTTATTTTACTCGATATTGCCGATAATGAGTCAGGTAATAAAAATAAAATTGTAAATGATGCTTACGATAGGTTATTTACACAAAAACCTGCCCCATTGTCCCATCCTAATTATGCAAAATATATAAAAATCGGGAACTTAGAAGATGACATTTCTCTAATAAGGGAAGCAGATTTAATTATTGAAGTAATCGTTGAGAAACTGGAAATAAAGCATCAATTGTATGAATCTGTTAGTAAATACCTAAAACCAACAGCAATATTAGCATCCAATACCTCGACCCTACCTTTAGCGCAATTAAAGGAAAAACTTCCTGATAATGTCCGTAAAAATTTTGTGATTACCCATTTTTTCAATCCGCCAAGATATATGGAGTTAGTCGAGCTTATTACTGACTCTCAAACCTCTCGGGAAATGGTATCCGAATTATCCAATTTCCTTCAAAAATCACTGGGAAAAACAATTGTATATTGCAACGATACACCTGGTTTTATTGCTAATAGAATAGGCTGTTTTTTACTTGAATTAACAGTACGCAAAGGGATCAAAGAAAATTTGAATCCTGCACAAATAGATTATATTTTCTCAAAATTCCTAGGTTTTCCAAGTACTGGCATTTTCGGATTATATGACCTGATCGGTCATGATGTAATGAACTTAATATCTGCGTCATTATTAGAGTCCTTACCAAGTAGTGACAAATATCATCAAGCTTGTTTTCCTATTACATTTCTTGAAGAGATGAAAACCAGAAATTTTCTAGGAAGAAAATCAAGCAGTGGTTTTTATAGATTAATAAAAAATCTAGAAGGGAAAAGAGCGAAACAGGTAATTAATTTTGATAATTTAGATTATGATCCTCTTCCCTCTATCGTTGAATATAAGGATATCCAAGAGGTTTTAAATTGCGGTGATAAATACAGTAAATTCGTATCTGATATCCTTGCCGATTTCTTTTCATATGTTATTTCTCTTATTCCAACAGTAACCGAGAGCAAAACTGATATAGATAAAGCAATGAAGCTAGGATACAGTTTAAAATACGGGCCATTTGAGTTACTAAGTAAAATGCCAGATAAAGGAGAGAGGTGGTTGAAATTAAAAGAGCTTAACCAGAAAATTCCTGACAATATTAAAAATCACTCTTATGGCAAGGAACAGCAAGGCTATAAAATAATCTTGAATAATGATTCAGCTCGCTTGGAACTTATAGACAACCATCATGTTTTTGTTATTAAATCAAAAATGAATTCGTTAGACAGTAAGGTATTTAATTTAATGATAGAGGCAATAGATTACTGTGAAAATAAAAACGAAGCTTTATATATATTTCCTTTAGGAGATAATTTTTCTGCTGGTGCCAACTTAAAATATTTTAAAGAAGCTATAGAGGGCAAAAATTTCAAACTAATAGAAGGACTCCTGCAGCTTGGTCAGAAAGCAATGCTACGCTTAAAGTATTCCAAGATTCCTGTTATATCTTGCGCTAGAGGATCAGCTCTCGGGGGGGGGTGTGAGATTCTCCTTCATTCAAATTTTGTAGTTGCTCATCAGAATTTAAATAGTGGGCTCGTAGAACTTGGTGTGGGTTTAATACCAGGCTGGGGGGGGACTAAAGAAATGTTCCTTAGAAGCCAGGGCAATAAAACCAAATTACTGGCGAACTTAAAAAATATACTTTTTCAGAATAAATCCAGTTCTGTAGACTATTTTGCTATAGATTATTCAGTAAAAACGGCAATCAACATGAATAAAAATTTAATTCTAGAACAAGCTTTTCAAGAAAAGTTCCAAAATGCTTATTCTAATAGCAGCCAAGTTGACCTACCTCAAATAAGTTTAATTAATGAAATGGATCATAGCGGTTTCGATAAATTACAAATCGATATAATGAATTTTTTCCAAAAAATAATCGATAAAAAATCCGTAACTGAAGGCGAATTATTAGACTTGGAAAAAGAAAAATTCTTACAACTAGCATCTACTCCAATTAGCCTAGAAAGAATCAGTAAATTTGTGTAG
- a CDS encoding protein disulfide oxidoreductase, translated as MTQKILFLAIAFTLTACDQEQVVDDPAKTQIEEYTKKLKICEEEDGNKDYVRSLSVVSTDDIVIGDPKSKIVLVEYFAPTCPHCVHYHQKIFPEIKAKYIDTNKIAYVIREFIGNKQDLDATILARCSGHTDTYLKFLEVILNQQNNWAFSKNYREILTNIGSLGGVSPENFSTCLNDQNKIKILMENTKLVTNLPTFIGTPSFFINGKQFNEKYTFEELSKAIDKELTIDN; from the coding sequence ATGACACAAAAAATATTATTTTTAGCAATTGCTTTTACCTTAACTGCTTGTGACCAGGAGCAAGTAGTGGATGATCCAGCAAAAACCCAAATAGAAGAGTATACCAAGAAATTAAAAATCTGCGAGGAAGAAGATGGAAATAAGGATTATGTACGTAGTCTATCTGTAGTATCTACTGACGACATAGTTATTGGTGATCCAAAAAGTAAAATTGTATTAGTAGAATATTTTGCTCCAACTTGTCCTCATTGTGTGCATTACCATCAAAAAATATTTCCAGAAATAAAAGCAAAATATATTGATACTAATAAAATTGCCTATGTAATCAGAGAATTTATCGGCAATAAACAAGATTTGGATGCCACTATTCTTGCAAGGTGCAGCGGCCATACCGATACTTATCTGAAATTTTTAGAAGTCATTTTAAATCAGCAAAATAACTGGGCCTTCAGCAAAAATTATCGTGAGATTTTAACTAATATAGGTAGTTTGGGTGGGGTTTCGCCAGAAAATTTTTCAACCTGCTTAAACGATCAAAATAAGATTAAAATACTAATGGAGAATACCAAACTAGTAACTAATTTGCCTACCTTTATCGGCACTCCTAGTTTTTTTATAAATGGAAAACAATTTAATGAAAAATACACTTTTGAGGAATTATCAAAAGCTATTGATAAAGAATTAACTATTGATAATTAA
- a CDS encoding putative F0F1-ATPase subunit (ATPase_gene1): MTDNNIEGVKKRIEKIKEEQLSISSKKHASSPIIDIASELVAGVIVGVIVGILLDKLFSSKPLFLILCIILASIAAFRSIWRKYIKIH, encoded by the coding sequence ATGACAGATAATAATATAGAAGGAGTAAAAAAAAGGATAGAAAAAATAAAAGAAGAACAACTCAGTATATCCTCCAAAAAACATGCCAGTTCTCCAATTATTGATATCGCATCAGAACTTGTTGCTGGTGTTATAGTTGGGGTAATAGTGGGGATTTTGCTCGATAAATTATTTAGTTCTAAACCTTTATTTCTTATACTTTGCATTATACTTGCTTCTATAGCGGCTTTCAGATCCATTTGGAGAAAATACATAAAAATTCATTGA
- a CDS encoding ATP synthase subunit a translates to MKHSPLDQFKIKEIANIQLFGHDVIVTNSALFMIIASFFIILYFTLAFKNKKLVPTRLQLSGELFYNLITDTVNQNVGVKGKKFVPLIFTLFMFIMVCNLFGMIPYGFTVTSHISITFALAMMVFLLVTLLGFILHGFHFFSLFLPAGTPWWLAPLMVLIELFAYLARPVSLSLRLAANMVAGHVLLKVIAGFIVSMAFYLKIFPIPFISVLIGFEIFVAILQAYIFTILSCVYLNDAINLH, encoded by the coding sequence ATGAAACACAGCCCTTTAGACCAATTTAAAATAAAAGAAATAGCAAATATTCAATTATTTGGGCACGACGTTATTGTGACGAACTCAGCCTTATTTATGATTATAGCTAGCTTTTTTATCATTCTTTACTTTACTTTAGCTTTTAAGAACAAGAAATTAGTGCCAACAAGGTTGCAGCTTAGCGGGGAGTTATTCTACAATTTAATTACTGATACTGTAAATCAAAACGTAGGGGTTAAAGGCAAAAAGTTTGTTCCTTTAATTTTTACATTATTTATGTTTATTATGGTATGTAATCTGTTTGGTATGATACCCTATGGATTTACTGTTACCAGCCATATTTCCATTACATTTGCACTTGCCATGATGGTGTTTTTACTAGTTACTTTACTCGGATTTATACTCCATGGATTTCATTTCTTCTCTCTATTTTTACCGGCCGGAACTCCATGGTGGTTAGCTCCTTTAATGGTATTAATTGAATTATTTGCTTATCTTGCAAGACCTGTAAGTTTGTCACTGCGTTTAGCTGCAAATATGGTTGCTGGTCATGTATTACTTAAAGTCATAGCTGGTTTTATTGTGTCTATGGCATTTTACTTGAAAATCTTCCCAATACCTTTTATTTCTGTATTGATAGGGTTTGAAATTTTCGTTGCAATTTTACAGGCTTACATATTTACTATATTATCATGTGTTTATTTAAATGATGCAATTAATTTACACTGA
- a CDS encoding ATP synthase subunit c, producing the protein MESMMALKFIGAGLMAFGMLGAAIGVGNIFGSLLNSIARNPSASDQLQRMAFIGAGLAEAMGLFSFVIAMLLIFT; encoded by the coding sequence ATGGAATCTATGATGGCTCTTAAATTTATCGGCGCTGGCCTTATGGCATTTGGAATGCTGGGTGCTGCTATTGGAGTAGGGAACATTTTCGGCTCATTATTAAACTCAATAGCTCGTAACCCTTCAGCATCTGACCAATTACAGCGTATGGCTTTTATCGGTGCTGGCCTTGCTGAAGCGATGGGGCTATTTTCCTTTGTTATCGCAATGTTGTTAATTTTTACATAA
- a CDS encoding F0F1 ATP synthase subunit B', protein MPQFDVSSFGTQLFWLTLVFGVLYIAISRIIAPKAESIMINRNRYLEENIIASENDYGKAESLRKEKEMKLREFNVEIEKFRKEALDSLDDHFADRNVELSRVLSKKTKESFLDAQKYLTSFHQHENKSCIDLAAFIIEKITDKPADLKLLEKIYREK, encoded by the coding sequence ATGCCTCAATTTGATGTATCGAGTTTTGGTACGCAGTTATTCTGGCTAACATTGGTTTTTGGAGTTCTTTACATTGCAATAAGCAGAATAATTGCTCCAAAAGCCGAAAGTATAATGATAAATCGTAATCGTTATTTAGAAGAAAACATAATTGCTTCTGAAAATGATTACGGTAAGGCTGAATCTTTGCGGAAAGAAAAGGAAATGAAACTCCGGGAATTCAACGTTGAAATTGAAAAATTTCGAAAAGAGGCTCTCGATTCGTTAGATGACCATTTTGCAGATAGAAATGTAGAGCTGAGTAGAGTTTTATCTAAAAAAACTAAAGAATCTTTTTTAGATGCTCAAAAATACCTTACTTCTTTTCATCAACACGAGAATAAATCTTGCATTGATTTAGCGGCATTTATAATTGAGAAAATTACTGACAAACCTGCTGACTTAAAGTTGCTAGAAAAAATTTATAGGGAAAAATAA
- a CDS encoding ATP synthase subunit b — protein sequence MHFFDENFWIAVSFIVFLYFAYKPIKKAIINSLDAKINEIKDKLAQTEKIKAEAKLLLEETQKEMENFEEYKQQIINKAKASTEKLIEKRTKEMEIALTRKSEEAVKLIENEKSKITQQLRDEFTETVINLVRSYLAESKNNAVSDEEIINRFIKQKN from the coding sequence ATGCATTTTTTTGATGAGAATTTCTGGATAGCAGTTAGTTTTATTGTTTTTTTATATTTTGCTTATAAACCTATCAAAAAAGCAATTATCAATTCTTTAGATGCTAAAATTAATGAGATAAAAGATAAACTAGCTCAAACTGAAAAAATTAAAGCTGAAGCTAAGCTACTCCTTGAAGAAACGCAAAAAGAGATGGAAAACTTTGAGGAATATAAACAGCAAATAATTAATAAAGCAAAAGCTAGTACTGAGAAATTGATTGAAAAAAGAACAAAAGAAATGGAAATAGCTTTGACTCGAAAAAGCGAAGAGGCCGTTAAACTTATTGAAAATGAAAAATCAAAAATAACCCAGCAATTAAGGGATGAATTCACCGAAACTGTAATTAATTTAGTTCGCAGCTATTTAGCGGAATCAAAAAACAACGCTGTATCTGACGAAGAAATTATTAACAGGTTCATAAAGCAAAAGAATTAA
- a CDS encoding SAM-dependent methyltransferase — MPEFNKLNRTFARRIGKRLSNQNKELLANVLPTYLFSNELVTFKSHQKKYLEIGFGMGEHLFNQIVINPENLYIGVEVYLNGIASFLKLVAKSQNDNFLIWPNDVDMILKDIPNRSLEGVYVLFPDPWHRRRYMKKRLMNKERVEFLKSKLKTGGFIAFASDIEDYFENVKKIFLEDKELIIQNTDFLLPHAGYIITKYHQKSIRENREAQFLQAILARET, encoded by the coding sequence ATGCCGGAATTTAATAAGCTAAACAGGACTTTCGCAAGAAGAATAGGTAAAAGACTTTCTAATCAAAATAAAGAACTTCTTGCAAATGTTTTACCCACATACCTGTTTTCCAACGAATTGGTGACTTTTAAAAGTCACCAAAAAAAATATTTAGAAATTGGTTTTGGTATGGGAGAACACTTATTTAATCAAATTGTTATAAACCCTGAAAATTTATATATTGGAGTTGAGGTTTACTTAAATGGTATAGCTAGTTTTTTGAAACTGGTTGCTAAAAGTCAAAACGACAATTTCTTGATCTGGCCTAATGATGTAGATATGATATTAAAAGATATTCCGAACCGTTCCTTAGAAGGAGTTTATGTTTTGTTCCCAGATCCCTGGCATAGAAGAAGGTATATGAAAAAACGCCTCATGAATAAAGAGCGCGTAGAATTTTTAAAGTCGAAATTGAAAACTGGCGGTTTTATAGCCTTTGCTTCTGATATAGAAGATTATTTTGAAAATGTAAAAAAAATATTCTTGGAAGATAAAGAATTAATTATCCAAAACACCGATTTTTTGCTCCCGCATGCAGGCTATATAATAACAAAATATCACCAAAAATCGATAAGAGAAAATAGAGAGGCCCAGTTTCTTCAAGCTATTCTTGCCAGAGAAACCTAG
- a CDS encoding molybdenum cofactor biosynthesis protein has translation MNKAREKMAFIPEGSTFIKNEVSKVPGFAINNVYCLAGVPDIMKSMLNSIIPFLEHGKVVRSTSHTVMIGESKIAERFEALQNKYPSVDMGSYPFTREGIHGTSLVLRSSDYVNLEAAFLDLKNLIKE, from the coding sequence ATGAATAAGGCCAGAGAAAAAATGGCTTTTATTCCAGAAGGAAGTACTTTCATAAAAAATGAGGTAAGTAAAGTACCTGGTTTTGCTATTAACAATGTTTATTGTTTAGCAGGCGTACCCGATATTATGAAATCTATGCTAAATTCTATCATCCCCTTTCTGGAACATGGCAAGGTTGTACGTAGTACATCGCATACTGTGATGATTGGAGAAAGCAAAATAGCAGAACGCTTTGAGGCTTTGCAAAATAAATATCCTTCTGTTGATATGGGAAGCTACCCATTTACAAGGGAAGGTATACATGGAACTTCTTTAGTGCTTAGATCAAGCGATTACGTTAATCTAGAAGCGGCCTTTCTGGATTTAAAAAACCTGATTAAGGAATAA
- a CDS encoding molybdenum cofactor biosynthesis protein has translation MKNPSAAVLIIGNEILSGRTLDINTQTIARTLEKIGVTIKEARTVPDEKQAIIESVLALSQKYNYVFTTGGIGPTHDDITSLAISEAFSVPYVRSETIYNLLEQFYQSRGEK, from the coding sequence ATGAAAAACCCAAGTGCGGCCGTATTAATAATAGGTAATGAGATACTATCAGGCCGCACTTTAGACATCAATACTCAAACTATAGCAAGAACCCTTGAAAAAATTGGGGTAACTATAAAAGAAGCTAGAACTGTTCCAGACGAAAAACAAGCTATTATAGAATCTGTGTTGGCGTTGAGTCAAAAATATAATTATGTTTTTACTACTGGCGGGATCGGCCCAACTCATGACGATATTACCAGTCTTGCCATATCTGAAGCTTTTAGTGTACCTTACGTTCGTAGCGAAACTATTTATAACCTTTTAGAACAATTTTACCAAAGCCGGGGAGAGAAATGA